One region of Halomicrobium sp. LC1Hm genomic DNA includes:
- a CDS encoding phytoene/squalene synthase family protein, producing the protein MVDTDDIKTSKSIQQRTGRTFHLATRVLPERIRHATYVLYAFFRVADDVVDQPDGPGPAVQHERLEEIREAALGHASATGEDAAVLEAFAELRERHDIPDEEVNVFIDAMEMDIAQARYETFEDLVEYMRGSAVAVGNMMMDVMDVEQQETARPHAAALAEAFQLTNFLRDVREDIHEYGRVYLPQATLAEHGVTEDDLAEANVTDDFRAVMQTELARTEQLYHEGVAGIRYLPEDSQFAVLLSAVLYAEHHRLIRARGYDVLTETPELTRRRRLWLLARTWWHWRRHRDPEAAFYAVSAISEPSPAAETPVGVRDSSQPA; encoded by the coding sequence ATGGTAGACACTGACGATATCAAGACGAGTAAATCGATTCAACAGCGCACTGGCCGGACCTTCCACCTGGCGACCCGCGTCCTCCCCGAGCGGATTCGCCACGCCACGTACGTCCTCTACGCGTTCTTCCGGGTGGCCGACGACGTGGTCGACCAGCCCGACGGCCCGGGGCCGGCGGTCCAGCACGAGCGCCTCGAAGAGATCCGAGAGGCCGCCCTCGGCCACGCCTCGGCGACGGGTGAGGACGCGGCGGTGCTGGAAGCGTTCGCGGAGTTGCGCGAACGTCACGACATCCCCGACGAGGAGGTCAACGTCTTCATCGACGCGATGGAGATGGACATCGCCCAGGCTCGCTACGAGACGTTCGAGGACCTCGTGGAGTACATGCGCGGGTCGGCCGTCGCCGTCGGTAACATGATGATGGACGTGATGGACGTCGAACAGCAGGAGACGGCGCGGCCACACGCCGCGGCGCTGGCCGAGGCGTTCCAGCTGACGAACTTCCTCCGAGACGTGCGCGAAGACATCCACGAGTACGGTCGCGTCTACCTGCCCCAGGCGACGCTTGCGGAACACGGCGTCACCGAGGACGACCTCGCCGAGGCGAACGTCACCGACGACTTCCGGGCAGTGATGCAGACGGAGCTGGCCCGGACAGAACAGCTGTACCACGAGGGTGTCGCCGGGATCAGGTACCTCCCCGAAGACAGCCAGTTCGCCGTGCTCCTGTCGGCGGTGCTGTACGCCGAACACCACCGGCTCATCAGAGCACGGGGCTACGACGTGCTCACCGAGACGCCCGAACTCACCCGCCGTCGACGGCTCTGGCTGCTGGCCCGGACCTGGTGGCACTGGCGTCGCCACCGCGATCCCGAGGCCGCGTTCTACGCGGTCAGTGCGATCTCCGAGCCGTCTCCCGCCGCGGAGACGCCGGTCGGCGTCCGAGATTCGAGCCAGCCGGCCTGA
- a CDS encoding 50S ribosomal protein L15e yields MARSSYSYIREAWQNPDDGKLAELQWQRQQDWREEGAIERIERPTRLDKARSQGYKAKQGVVVVRTSVRKGGARKERFKAGRRSKRQGVTRITRRKDIQRVAEERATRTYPNLRVLNSYWVGEDGRQKWHEIILVDPEHPAIQNDDDLGWIADDDHTDRALRGLTGAGKRNRGLDTRGKGAEHIRPSLRSNRGRGK; encoded by the coding sequence ATGGCACGAAGTTCGTACTCCTACATTCGAGAAGCGTGGCAGAACCCGGACGACGGCAAGCTCGCCGAACTCCAGTGGCAGCGACAGCAGGACTGGCGCGAAGAGGGCGCTATCGAGCGCATCGAACGCCCGACCCGCCTCGACAAGGCCCGCTCGCAGGGCTACAAGGCAAAGCAGGGCGTCGTCGTCGTGCGAACGTCCGTCCGCAAGGGCGGCGCTCGCAAGGAGCGATTCAAGGCCGGTCGACGCTCGAAGCGCCAGGGCGTCACCCGCATCACGCGCCGCAAGGACATCCAGCGCGTCGCCGAGGAACGGGCCACTCGCACGTACCCGAACCTCCGCGTGCTCAACAGCTACTGGGTCGGGGAAGACGGCCGCCAGAAGTGGCACGAGATCATCCTCGTCGACCCCGAACACCCCGCGATCCAGAACGACGACGACCTGGGCTGGATCGCAGACGACGACCACACCGACCGCGCGCTGCGCGGCCTGACCGGTGCCGGCAAGCGCAACCGCGGACTGGACACGCGCGGCAAGGGTGCCGAACACATCCGTCCGAGCCTCCGTAGCAACCGCGGCCGCGGGAAGTAA
- a CDS encoding cobalamin-binding protein gives MRVVTLLPSATEIVYALGVEPVGVSHECDYPPAAGEQPSVNRSRVDPTAASGEINEQVAAAEDDGVYAIERETLAALDPDLIVTQGVCDVCAVDHVVVEDAVAELGLDAEVLTLDVHTLDDLFESIQRIGDVLGRGERASELVGDLRSRVAAVETTAARAEATPSVAVLDWTEPVMVAGHWVPEMVASAGGEYGLESAGAHSRPREWDEIRAYDPERLIVSPCGFDLAQIRENLADLTERPGWAELSAVRNGHVTLVDGHHYVNRSGPRLVDTLEFLGWAIHPALFDRPPRDAVSELEAVQH, from the coding sequence ATGCGCGTCGTCACGCTGTTACCGTCGGCGACCGAGATCGTCTACGCCCTCGGCGTCGAGCCGGTCGGCGTCTCCCACGAGTGCGACTATCCCCCCGCTGCCGGCGAGCAGCCGTCGGTGAACCGCTCGCGGGTCGATCCGACGGCCGCGAGCGGCGAGATCAACGAGCAGGTCGCCGCCGCGGAGGACGATGGAGTCTACGCCATCGAACGGGAGACCCTGGCCGCGCTCGATCCCGACCTGATCGTCACGCAGGGCGTCTGTGACGTGTGTGCCGTCGACCACGTCGTCGTCGAAGACGCGGTCGCGGAGCTCGGTCTCGACGCGGAGGTGCTGACACTCGACGTTCACACGCTCGACGACCTCTTCGAGTCGATCCAGCGCATCGGAGACGTACTCGGCCGTGGCGAGCGGGCGAGCGAGCTGGTCGGCGACTTGCGCTCGCGGGTGGCCGCGGTCGAGACGACGGCCGCGCGAGCCGAGGCGACGCCGAGCGTCGCCGTCCTCGACTGGACGGAACCGGTCATGGTCGCCGGCCACTGGGTGCCCGAGATGGTCGCCAGCGCCGGTGGCGAGTACGGGCTGGAGTCGGCGGGCGCACACTCGCGGCCCCGCGAGTGGGACGAGATCAGAGCGTACGATCCCGAGCGGTTGATCGTCTCGCCCTGTGGGTTCGACCTCGCGCAGATCCGCGAGAACCTCGCGGACCTGACCGAGCGACCGGGGTGGGCGGAGCTGTCGGCAGTCCGGAACGGGCACGTCACGCTCGTCGACGGCCACCACTACGTCAACCGGTCGGGACCGCGCCTCGTCGACACGCTGGAGTTCCTCGGCTGGGCGATCCACCCGGCTCTGTTCGATCGACCGCCGAGAGACGCCGTCAGCGAACTGGAAGCGGTCCAGCATTGA
- a CDS encoding molybdopterin-synthase adenylyltransferase MoeB, which produces MVDLDPEQLDRYSRHVIMDDVGPSGQAALLDASVLVVGAGGLGSPVLQYLAAAGIGRLGIVDDDVVERSNLQRQVLHTDDDVGRPKVDSAREFVADRNPDVTVDAYQTRLTRDNADELIADYDLVVDASDNFGTRYLVNDACTLAGTPVSHGAIYRFEGQVTTFSGEEPCYRCLFPSAPPEGAVPDCATAGVLGVLPGTIGCFQATEVVKWFLDEGESLDGRLLVYDASEMSVDEVPIAPNPDCPVCGSEPVLSSVTDAEYDGRCSLSDAAGD; this is translated from the coding sequence ATGGTCGATCTCGATCCCGAGCAGCTCGACCGGTACTCGCGCCACGTCATCATGGACGACGTCGGGCCGTCCGGCCAGGCGGCACTGCTGGACGCCAGCGTCCTCGTCGTCGGTGCCGGCGGCCTTGGCTCGCCGGTGCTCCAGTACCTCGCGGCCGCGGGCATCGGACGACTGGGCATCGTCGACGACGACGTGGTCGAACGGTCGAACCTCCAGCGGCAGGTGCTCCACACCGACGACGACGTGGGCCGACCGAAGGTCGACAGCGCCCGCGAGTTCGTCGCCGACCGCAACCCCGACGTGACTGTCGACGCCTACCAGACGCGACTCACGCGGGACAACGCCGACGAGCTGATCGCCGACTACGACCTCGTCGTCGACGCCTCAGACAACTTCGGGACCCGGTACCTGGTCAACGACGCCTGCACGCTGGCCGGAACGCCGGTGTCACACGGCGCGATCTATCGCTTCGAGGGACAGGTGACGACGTTCTCTGGCGAGGAGCCCTGCTATCGCTGCCTGTTCCCGTCGGCACCGCCGGAGGGGGCCGTCCCCGACTGTGCGACTGCCGGCGTGCTGGGCGTGTTGCCGGGGACGATCGGCTGTTTCCAGGCGACGGAGGTCGTCAAGTGGTTCCTCGACGAGGGCGAGAGCCTCGACGGGCGGTTGCTCGTGTACGACGCGAGCGAGATGAGCGTCGACGAGGTGCCGATCGCGCCGAACCCGGACTGCCCGGTCTGTGGGTCGGAACCGGTGCTGTCCTCGGTTACCGACGCGGAGTACGACGGCCGCTGCTCGCTCTCGGACGCTGCCGGCGACTGA
- a CDS encoding methyl-accepting chemotaxis protein, whose translation MSDTGPQAEPDLSAASDIDEDLDTDIDDQIEQRVDRQAGYDNAAASDIQTSIAELQASSEDIATEVDDIRGRAAEQHEGMSQIAEEVSNLSAAVEEIASSSEQVSTATQEATELADRGQENAQDVYGAMERIQGAADSVTEDVRTIQQSVAEIDEIVEVINDIADQTNMLALNASIEAARAGEAGEGFAVVADEVKSLAEQAQSEASEIEQMVGRIQGNTENAVDSLETSNAEIDEGIESVEESVEILDEIGDAVREVNDGIAEVASATDQQAASTEEVASMVDQATAAAEEIAESTAAIADEADDQTEQIADINRAVDELVADWQGQR comes from the coding sequence ATGTCAGACACCGGGCCACAGGCGGAGCCGGACCTCTCGGCAGCCAGTGACATCGACGAGGACCTCGATACGGACATCGACGATCAGATCGAGCAGCGAGTCGACCGACAGGCGGGCTACGACAACGCGGCTGCCAGCGATATCCAGACATCGATCGCCGAACTACAGGCGTCGTCCGAGGACATCGCGACGGAAGTCGACGACATCCGGGGCCGAGCGGCCGAACAGCACGAGGGGATGAGCCAGATCGCCGAAGAGGTGTCGAACCTCAGCGCGGCCGTCGAGGAGATCGCCTCCTCCTCAGAACAGGTCTCGACGGCGACACAGGAAGCGACGGAGCTGGCCGATCGGGGCCAGGAGAACGCACAGGACGTGTACGGCGCGATGGAGCGGATTCAGGGAGCCGCCGACAGCGTGACCGAAGACGTCCGAACCATCCAGCAAAGCGTCGCGGAGATCGACGAGATCGTCGAGGTGATCAACGACATCGCCGACCAGACGAACATGCTGGCGCTCAACGCCTCCATCGAGGCCGCGCGTGCCGGTGAAGCCGGTGAAGGGTTCGCCGTCGTCGCCGACGAAGTCAAGTCACTCGCCGAGCAGGCTCAGTCCGAGGCCAGCGAGATCGAGCAGATGGTCGGTCGCATCCAGGGCAACACCGAAAACGCCGTCGACAGCCTCGAAACGTCCAACGCCGAGATCGACGAGGGGATCGAATCCGTCGAGGAGTCCGTCGAGATCTTGGACGAGATCGGCGACGCGGTCCGGGAGGTCAACGACGGGATCGCGGAGGTCGCGAGCGCGACCGACCAGCAGGCCGCCTCCACCGAGGAGGTCGCGAGCATGGTCGACCAGGCGACGGCCGCCGCCGAGGAGATCGCCGAGTCGACCGCCGCCATCGCCGACGAAGCCGACGACCAGACCGAACAGATCGCAGACATCAACCGCGCCGTCGACGAGCTCGTCGCCGACTGGCAGGGCCAGCGGTAG
- a CDS encoding carboxypeptidase M32, translating into MATEADAEPETADTYEQFRAHVEQLTYVGDAAGVLQWDQEVMMPEEGTPARSKQSAALSTLSHDLLTDDDVAEWLDELEGADLAPEQAAVVREIRRQHDRAAKVPSDLVQRISEATSNALPVWKEAKAEDDFEIYADTLEKLVQLKREYAEAIDPDRDPYAVLFEEYEPYLGLDTAEAALEDLRDTLVPLIDDIEDSDVTLADPFEGSYDEASQEDLVRSALDYLGYDWDRGRLDTAPHPFSTGTQFDARVTTRFDPADPLGALSSTIHEFGHATYTLGLPDEHYGTPLGESRDLSVHESQSRLWENHVGRSRPFWEGFAPTVEDHLGTSATPREYYEAANTVHPDNLIRVEADELTYHMHIVLRFEIERDLIHGDLDVSEVPQVWNDKMEEYLGVRPETDAEGCLQDIHWSHGSFGYFPTYSLGSVLAAQLFAAAEDDIGDLDGQLRDGEFDDLHGWLTDSVHSHGARYETDDLIEEATGEPFTADYFLEYAESKYRNLYDC; encoded by the coding sequence ATGGCAACTGAAGCCGATGCCGAGCCGGAGACGGCAGACACCTACGAGCAGTTCCGCGCTCACGTCGAGCAGCTGACTTATGTCGGCGACGCGGCCGGCGTCCTCCAGTGGGACCAGGAAGTGATGATGCCCGAGGAGGGGACACCCGCCCGCTCGAAGCAGTCGGCGGCGCTGTCGACGCTCTCGCACGACCTCCTGACCGACGACGACGTGGCCGAGTGGCTCGACGAACTGGAGGGTGCGGACCTCGCTCCCGAGCAGGCAGCGGTCGTCCGCGAGATCCGCCGCCAGCACGACCGCGCGGCGAAGGTCCCGAGCGACCTCGTCCAGCGCATCTCGGAGGCAACGTCGAACGCGCTGCCGGTCTGGAAGGAAGCCAAGGCCGAGGACGACTTCGAGATCTACGCCGACACGCTCGAAAAGCTGGTCCAGCTCAAGCGCGAGTACGCCGAGGCGATCGACCCCGACCGCGACCCCTACGCGGTGCTGTTCGAGGAGTACGAGCCGTACCTCGGCCTCGACACTGCAGAGGCGGCACTCGAAGACCTCCGCGACACGCTGGTCCCGCTGATCGACGACATCGAAGACAGCGACGTGACGCTGGCGGATCCCTTCGAGGGGAGCTACGACGAGGCCTCACAGGAGGACCTGGTCCGGTCGGCCCTGGACTATCTCGGCTACGACTGGGACCGCGGGCGACTCGACACCGCACCCCATCCCTTCTCGACGGGGACGCAGTTCGACGCCCGCGTGACCACGCGGTTCGATCCGGCGGACCCGCTCGGAGCACTCAGTTCGACGATCCACGAGTTCGGCCACGCGACCTACACGCTCGGGCTCCCCGACGAACACTACGGGACGCCGCTGGGCGAGTCCCGAGATCTCTCGGTCCACGAGTCCCAGTCCCGACTCTGGGAGAACCACGTCGGGCGTTCCCGGCCGTTCTGGGAGGGCTTCGCGCCGACCGTCGAGGACCACCTCGGTACGTCGGCCACGCCCCGTGAGTACTACGAGGCGGCCAACACGGTCCACCCGGACAACCTCATCCGCGTCGAGGCCGACGAACTGACCTACCACATGCACATCGTCCTGCGCTTCGAGATCGAGCGGGACCTGATCCACGGCGACCTCGACGTGTCCGAGGTACCGCAGGTCTGGAACGACAAGATGGAGGAGTACCTCGGAGTCCGACCCGAGACCGACGCCGAGGGGTGCCTACAGGACATCCACTGGAGCCACGGCTCCTTTGGCTACTTCCCGACGTACTCGCTGGGGTCGGTGCTCGCCGCACAGCTGTTTGCCGCCGCCGAAGACGACATCGGCGATCTGGACGGACAGCTCCGCGACGGCGAGTTCGACGACCTCCACGGGTGGCTCACGGACAGCGTCCACAGCCACGGCGCGCGCTACGAGACCGACGACCTCATCGAGGAAGCGACCGGCGAACCATTCACCGCCGACTACTTCCTCGAGTACGCCGAGTCGAAGTACCGCAACCTGTACGACTGCTGA
- a CDS encoding RidA family protein, with amino-acid sequence MERENVESASEWEDEVGYSRAVRVGDRIEVSGTTATDEDGAVVGVGDPYAQATQAIENVESALVEAGATLDEVVRTRMFVTDIDCYEAVGRAHREAFGDVGPATSMYEIERLVDPDLLVEIEAVAIRE; translated from the coding sequence ATGGAACGCGAGAACGTCGAGAGCGCCAGCGAGTGGGAAGACGAAGTCGGCTACTCTCGCGCGGTTCGGGTCGGGGACCGAATCGAGGTGTCGGGGACGACCGCCACCGACGAAGACGGCGCTGTCGTCGGCGTCGGCGATCCGTACGCACAGGCCACGCAGGCGATCGAGAACGTCGAGAGCGCGCTCGTCGAGGCCGGCGCGACACTCGACGAGGTAGTCAGAACGCGCATGTTCGTGACGGATATCGACTGTTACGAGGCAGTCGGTCGCGCCCATCGCGAGGCGTTCGGTGACGTGGGGCCAGCGACGAGCATGTACGAGATCGAGCGCCTCGTCGATCCGGACCTGCTCGTCGAGATCGAAGCCGTCGCGATCAGGGAGTGA
- a CDS encoding PAS domain S-box protein yields the protein MAPSHTDPSRLLHVGEREALLREASGAVDAGRGEVSVTTVDSVEAAREQIDHGNVDCIVYEHGASGDEPESLRKLADQATATPWLFLTSDEAAVDDALRAGASDVVVLREDTDRRLLSRRLEHVLGRERSDERDTREAEPTDTEALRSDQAATDLLLDTLDDVFYLVGTDGTLERWNETLKTVTGYSDAELAEMNTIDLFEKSDRERIDEAVAETLEDGAASVEASFVTTDGETIPYEFTGARLVDDGDVRGLVGIGRDISEQKALEAELRRKASLLDHIFDQVPTALYVKDTEARHVRMSEFHSDPEGTLGKTDPEIYGETEYTESTYADDMRVIEEGDRIINQEEYNPRTGEWSLTSKVPWRTEDGEIQGLIGVTRNITEKKEYEQKLNLRNRAIAEAPIGITIHDAMEPPGRIVYANDSFQSLTGYDESALDGDDLTILAGAETEPSQLDRLDTAFHDSEARSLVALLYQRDGTPFWGRVTVAPVTDDDRVTHFVGFLQDVTETKERAEEIERRLDEFGELIAEELRTPLQRAEQSVEAIADPSQQAAVENAVESIRRADKLVADLATVHSFSVKSRDVFETASTSQSEDQ from the coding sequence ATGGCACCGAGTCACACAGACCCCTCGCGGCTGCTCCACGTCGGCGAACGCGAGGCGTTGCTCCGGGAGGCGAGCGGTGCAGTCGACGCCGGACGAGGCGAGGTGTCGGTGACGACCGTCGACAGTGTCGAGGCGGCCCGCGAGCAGATCGACCACGGGAACGTCGACTGCATCGTCTACGAACACGGTGCCAGCGGGGACGAACCGGAGTCGCTCCGGAAGTTGGCCGATCAAGCGACGGCGACTCCGTGGCTGTTCCTGACGAGCGACGAGGCGGCCGTCGACGACGCCTTGCGGGCCGGTGCGAGCGACGTGGTCGTCCTGCGTGAAGACACCGACCGACGGCTGCTGTCTCGGCGACTGGAACACGTCCTCGGCCGAGAGCGGTCCGACGAGCGCGATACGCGGGAAGCAGAACCGACGGACACCGAAGCGTTGCGGTCGGACCAAGCTGCGACCGATCTCCTGCTGGACACGCTCGACGACGTGTTCTACCTCGTCGGCACCGACGGGACGCTCGAACGGTGGAACGAGACCCTCAAGACCGTCACCGGCTACTCGGACGCGGAGCTGGCGGAGATGAACACGATCGATCTCTTCGAGAAGTCGGACAGAGAGCGGATCGACGAGGCCGTCGCCGAGACGCTCGAAGACGGCGCAGCCAGCGTCGAGGCGTCGTTCGTGACCACGGACGGAGAGACGATCCCCTACGAGTTCACCGGCGCGAGACTCGTCGACGACGGCGACGTGCGTGGGCTCGTCGGAATCGGACGCGACATCTCGGAACAGAAGGCCCTCGAAGCGGAACTCCGACGGAAAGCGAGCCTGCTGGATCACATCTTCGACCAGGTGCCGACCGCGCTGTACGTCAAGGACACCGAGGCCCGTCACGTCCGGATGAGCGAGTTTCACTCGGACCCCGAGGGGACCCTCGGGAAGACGGACCCGGAGATCTACGGAGAGACGGAGTACACCGAGTCGACGTACGCCGACGACATGCGAGTCATCGAGGAGGGCGACCGGATCATCAACCAGGAGGAGTACAATCCCAGAACCGGCGAGTGGTCGCTCACGTCGAAAGTCCCCTGGCGAACGGAGGACGGCGAGATCCAGGGACTGATCGGCGTCACCCGGAACATCACGGAGAAAAAGGAGTACGAACAGAAGCTGAACCTCCGGAACCGGGCGATAGCGGAGGCACCCATTGGAATCACGATCCACGACGCGATGGAGCCACCGGGCCGAATCGTCTACGCGAACGACAGCTTCCAGTCGCTGACGGGCTACGACGAGTCGGCGCTGGACGGGGATGACCTCACGATACTGGCCGGTGCGGAGACGGAACCCAGCCAGCTCGATCGACTCGACACCGCGTTCCACGACAGCGAGGCGAGGTCGCTCGTCGCACTCCTCTACCAGAGAGACGGAACGCCGTTCTGGGGCCGTGTCACCGTCGCTCCGGTGACCGACGACGACAGGGTGACCCACTTCGTCGGGTTCCTCCAGGACGTGACAGAGACCAAAGAGCGTGCAGAAGAGATCGAGCGACGGCTCGACGAGTTCGGCGAACTCATCGCAGAGGAGCTACGGACACCGCTACAGCGTGCCGAACAATCCGTCGAGGCGATCGCCGACCCCAGTCAGCAGGCTGCCGTCGAGAACGCAGTCGAGTCGATTCGGCGGGCCGACAAGCTCGTCGCCGACCTGGCGACGGTCCACTCGTTCTCGGTCAAGTCACGCGACGTGTTCGAGACGGCGTCGACGAGCCAGAGTGAGGACCAATGA
- a CDS encoding response regulator receiver protein → MDFPANSVVVFEENRTRGELYSLWLDEYDVDVAATKREADTALDGAVVVAVLNQGFADGAASKLLEIVRARAPLCRVVATRERSDPFPDLNVDHQLVKPVFEEELVDLVETLLCRANYHLALSRYYQTNVDLSAFEIHDGDHPPDRTQYDELQQRASKLQKFIARLTKQMEQEDIRAVKRDILLERDIEETDSTEKIDSKYRPGKCTNCGQRWDGDADGEPAVTQLGAYVWRCGGCGHVQMAADPSHQHVNRW, encoded by the coding sequence ATGGACTTCCCGGCAAACAGCGTCGTCGTCTTCGAGGAAAACAGGACGCGCGGAGAGCTGTATTCGCTCTGGCTCGACGAGTACGACGTGGACGTGGCCGCGACCAAACGGGAGGCCGATACGGCACTGGACGGTGCCGTCGTCGTCGCCGTCCTGAATCAGGGGTTCGCGGACGGTGCCGCCTCGAAGCTGCTGGAGATCGTCAGAGCGCGCGCACCGCTCTGTCGCGTCGTCGCGACGCGGGAGCGGTCGGACCCGTTCCCCGACCTCAACGTGGACCACCAGCTCGTCAAGCCGGTGTTCGAGGAAGAGCTGGTCGATCTCGTCGAGACGCTCCTCTGCCGGGCGAACTACCACCTCGCACTGAGTCGGTACTACCAGACGAACGTCGACCTGTCCGCCTTCGAGATCCACGACGGCGACCACCCGCCGGACAGAACGCAGTACGACGAACTCCAGCAGCGGGCCTCCAAGCTACAGAAGTTCATCGCCCGCCTGACCAAGCAGATGGAACAGGAGGACATCCGCGCCGTCAAGCGCGACATCCTCCTGGAGCGCGACATCGAGGAGACTGACAGTACAGAGAAAATCGACAGCAAGTACCGACCCGGGAAGTGTACGAACTGCGGTCAGCGGTGGGACGGCGACGCCGACGGAGAGCCCGCGGTCACACAGCTCGGTGCGTACGTCTGGCGGTGTGGGGGCTGTGGCCACGTCCAGATGGCGGCAGATCCCAGCCACCAGCACGTCAACCGCTGGTAG
- a CDS encoding M20 family metallopeptidase, translating to MHVAELTRDLVSIPSHEDETTAGDFVEEWLRERTDSAVFRDEHGNVFARKGPGVDPEEDRQARDGAGGTTLALAGHHDVVPPDESQVTDGGAYRVEQRDGRLYGRGAADMKGAVAAAMLAFESVDAPDLDAELVFVSFVAEESGCLGSAAAVDDGFAPDYAVVGEGSTGYSAEGVTDVAVAHKGRRGSTITATGRAAHASEVESGENAIYRASDAVDVVRDLQFPSTTVMGREVRGSVAVTEIDGGSAWNVIPESCAVTVDERTVPGERAPIERVEAIDGVEWTVDQDLPPMACDDGAFADLVLEAATATQDGAPEHVVKPHATDAGNLAGAGTDCVVVGPAQPGEAHTADESVSIDVLERCVAIYRDVASEIAR from the coding sequence ATGCACGTCGCCGAACTCACCCGCGACCTGGTCTCGATCCCCAGCCACGAGGACGAGACCACCGCGGGCGACTTCGTCGAGGAGTGGCTCCGCGAGCGCACCGACAGTGCCGTCTTCCGCGACGAGCACGGCAACGTCTTCGCGCGCAAAGGGCCGGGCGTCGACCCCGAGGAGGACCGCCAGGCCCGCGACGGCGCGGGCGGGACGACACTCGCGCTGGCGGGCCACCACGACGTGGTGCCGCCCGACGAGTCACAGGTCACCGACGGCGGTGCCTACCGCGTCGAGCAACGCGACGGCCGCCTCTACGGCCGCGGGGCCGCCGACATGAAGGGTGCGGTCGCCGCCGCCATGCTGGCGTTCGAGTCGGTCGACGCGCCCGATCTCGACGCCGAACTGGTCTTCGTCTCGTTCGTCGCCGAGGAGTCGGGCTGTCTGGGCTCGGCGGCCGCGGTCGACGATGGGTTCGCGCCCGACTACGCCGTCGTCGGCGAGGGCTCGACGGGCTACTCCGCCGAAGGCGTCACGGACGTCGCCGTCGCCCACAAGGGCCGCCGTGGCAGTACGATCACGGCCACCGGCAGAGCCGCCCACGCCAGCGAGGTCGAGAGCGGCGAGAACGCCATCTACCGGGCCAGCGACGCGGTCGACGTGGTGCGGGACCTCCAGTTTCCGTCGACGACGGTGATGGGCCGGGAGGTCCGCGGGAGCGTCGCCGTCACGGAGATCGACGGCGGGAGCGCGTGGAACGTCATCCCCGAATCGTGTGCGGTGACCGTCGACGAGCGGACGGTGCCCGGTGAGCGGGCTCCCATCGAACGCGTCGAGGCGATCGACGGCGTCGAGTGGACCGTCGACCAGGACCTCCCGCCGATGGCCTGTGACGACGGGGCCTTCGCCGACCTCGTGCTGGAGGCGGCCACCGCGACACAGGACGGCGCGCCCGAACACGTCGTCAAGCCCCACGCGACCGACGCCGGCAACCTCGCGGGCGCTGGGACCGACTGCGTCGTCGTCGGGCCGGCCCAGCCCGGCGAGGCCCACACCGCAGACGAGTCCGTCTCGATCGACGTGCTGGAGCGTTGCGTGGCGATCTACCGCGACGTGGCGAGTGAGATCGCGCGGTAG